The sequence CTCGCCGACGGTCAGATCGGGTTGCCGGGCAATGAAGTAGAGTGCCCGGTGATGCGCCCGGCCCAGTCCCTGTTTCCCAAGCTCCTGGTCGATCGCGTTGGTCAGTCGGGTATAGCCGAAATAAAGCAGCTCGACACCGCGCCGAACCTCGTCCTCGCGCAGGAAAAGCGGCGAGGCTCCGGGAGATATGGCGGGGCGAGATACGTCAGTCATGTTGACGTATCTTGACAGGCTGATTAGGGGATTGCAAGGCAATTGAAACATGCTTCCAATTCTTCCAATGGTCGGCATGAACAACAGCGAAAGCGGCAGTATATGGCAGATACATCCAGCCTCGAATTTCATCTCGAGCCCAGCGCGAGCCCCCTGCACGCCAGCGAGCGGGCGAAGCTTCTGGAGAACCCGGGTTTTGGTACCCTGTTCACCGATCATATGGCGATGATCCGCTATACCGAAGCCGAAGGCTGGCATGATGCGCGGATTACAAAGCGCGAGCCGATCCTGATGGATCCCGCCTCCTCGGTGCTGCATTATGCCCAGGAAATTTTCGAAGGCATGAAGGCCTATCGCCTTGCCGATGGCGCGACGGCGCTGTTCCGTCCCGAGGAAAATGCCAGGCGCTTCCAGGCGTCGGCCCGGCGGATGGCGATGCCCGAACTGCCGGAAAAACTGTTTCTCGATTCGGTCGAGGCGCTGGTCGATATCGACCGCGAATGGTTCCCCTCGGTCGAGGGCGGCTCGATGTATCTGCGCCCGTTCATGTTCGCCAGCGAAGTGTTTCTCGGCGTGCGCCCAGCGAAGGAATATCTCTATCTGGTAATCGCGTCGCCGGCCGGCGGCTATTTCAAGAGCGGCGCGTCGGCGATCAGCATCTGGGTGTCCGAACAATATAGCCGCGCCGCGCCCGGCGGCACAGGCGCGGCCAAATGCGGCGGCAATTATGCCGCCAGCCTGGTCGCCCAGGCCGAAGCCATCGAGAAACAGTGCGACCAGGTCGTGTTCCTCGATGCCGCCGAGCATAAATGGGTCGAGGAACTGGGCGGCATGAATCTTTTCTTCGTGATGGACGACGGCCGGCTGGTTACCCCGCCGCTTGGCGGAACCATCCTGCCCGGCATTACCCGGGATTCGATCATCACCCTGGCCCGCGAAGAAGGGCTGACCGTGGTCGAAGAGCCTTATGCGATGGACCAGTGGGAAGCCGATGCGGCCAGCGGCAAGCTTGTTGAAACCTTCGCCTGCGGTACCGCGGCGGTCGTGACAGCGGTCGGCACCGTCAAGTCCACCGAGGGGGAATTCACCATCGGCAGCGGCGGTCCGGGTCAGCTGACCGAAAAATTGCGCCGGCGGCTTGTCGACATCCAGCGCGGCGTTGCCCCCGATCCGCATGGCTGGGTCAAAAGATTGTTCGAGGCTTAGGCATAACTGCCTCTTGCCCCGTGGGGGCAAACTGGATAATAGGCCCGTTCACCAGCGCGGCCCGATAACAAGGGCCGGCAATATTGGGGTGTCGCCAAGTGGTAAGGCAGCGGCTTTTGATGCCGCCATGCGCAGGTTCGAATCCTGCCACCCCAACCAACTTTTGTTTAACAGCTAAGCGCCTGAAAAACCTTTGGTTTCTCTGCGAGTCAAAACCCCGTGGCACCCTGCCGTGGCACCCTCTCGTGGCTCTGATTTTGCACCATGACTCGCGCGCCGTTTCGAATCAAGTCGGCAACCGCGATTTTGCGTTTTTCCACTGATTTATCCACATAATTTATGGGACATACTGCAAAGGCCTAGTCGTGCTCCGCAAGGTGGCGAATGGAGCCCTTCGCAGGTTCGGACCGTGATAAGGAAATTTGAAAAATAATTTACTGGTCAATAGCCGGCCAAGCGCTGAGAGTAGAACAGCTCACCATGGATTTGGTTTGGATGATGTCTAATTTGGATATCAAATAAGTTTCGAGTTTTTCATATTATAATCATATAATTCAGCTCGGTTATAGGTTGGGAAAAGATCAAAATTTGGCAGTCGGTGGAATGACTGTTCGAGATTGCGCGATTAATCAACAATTGCCGTTAGAGTGAAGTTGCTGCCACCTGATAAAACCCATCATGTTTCGACCGTCAGAACGCATGTCGTTCAGGAGGTCACAAACACATGGTGGTCACCGATCAAGCCGTTGCCGGTTACATGCCGGTCTTTGCCGATGGTATGCCGACTATACACCCAAATAGCTTGCTATTGCGCTTTTAGACGAACTAAAAGGAAATGTGCATGAAACAAGTTACACCAAATGGTCATCTTATTAAAGAGTTGCGCTCCAACTTGGAGAAGAACTCGACACAAAAAGAACTGTCATACGCAATTTGCATCAGTGAGCGGAAGTTGCGTCAAATTGAAAATGAAAACGCACCGATATCAGTAAAAACGCTCGATCGATTGGCGAAAGAGCTGGGTGTAAGGCGCGAACAGATTTCGATGAGCCAACCCGTTACAAACATTCTACCAGCTTCCGAGCACAATATATTTGAGGCCGTCCTTAACGACTTTCGTAAAGAGAAGCTTGTCCCTCGTTTCGATTACGACCTTGCAACCGTGACAATGGATGAGGGTTTGCTAATCAAGTCGGCGAACCAATCCAACGACTTCGTCTGTGAAATCATGGTTCCACTCACCGATATGACGGCTCAATACGCCGAGGATTTGATTGCGGCCCTCACTTCATTGACTTGGAGTGAGCGCAGCATCTTGGATACGATAACGTCCACAGAGGAAATCATCCTGCGTCGCCGTGTAAAGCAGCTCATGGTGCTATTGCGTGGCAACGATATCTGGATTTATCACACGACCCTTTTCCGCAGATTGCCAGAGCGCCACACCCTTCCGCCGGAAAACGAGCCAAGTGAGTTATCGTCGCGGTTCATTGTTGCACTCGCGGCCCCAGGAGAATACGGCGAGACTAGCATCGAGGTGCAAGTCGATCACGGCCAGCCTTTCATCATTCCGGCGTTAGACGGGAAGGTAAGTTAGATGCTAAAATCCATCAAAAAAATCACGAAGCTCGGTATTTTTGATAGCTTCATCGCTGCGAACGATCTTCCCGATTTTGCGCGTTACAATTGTATTTACGGCGACAATGCTTCGGGGAAAACTACGCTGACACGGCTACTGGGAGCCCTGAATCAAGCCCACCACCCCGATTATCCGGAACTAACATACGAGATCAAGGTCGAGACGGGAAAACTTAATCAAGGGACTGCATACAACCGCAAGATCCGCGTCTTCAATGCCGATTTCATTGAAGCAAACATCGGTCAGTTTAAAGGCCCACTCCGGCCCATTCTGATAGTAGGAGAGGAAAACAAGGTTCTGGCGGAGGAAGCCTTAGCTGAACAAGCGATATTTGATGCGCGCCAACTGAAAATCAAGGAATTCAAAGAAACTATCCAAAGGGATGAAGTTTCCAAAGGAAAACTATTTTCCGAGGTCGCAAAAACAATTAGTGAGGCCACGAGCGGAACAGCATTGCGGAACTATCGTAAGCAAAATTCAGAAAAGGCATTTGATAAAATTACAGAGCCAATAACGCTGTCAAAGAGAGAGCTGGAGCTTCATCGCACGAGCGTCCGTCAAGAACAACAGGACTTGATCAAACCCTTTAGGCAACCAGTGGTTGCATTACTCTCTGATAATAGTGCCCGGCCTTTATCGGAATGGGTAGAGATTGCCGTCGAGCAGACACGATCCCTTACGATGCGCTCCGCGCAAGGCAGCGCTCTTGCGCGTTTGAGTGAACAGCCCGCTATCGCTAAATGGGTGGAAGAAGGCTTGTCTATCCACCGCGAGCATGCGTCGACTTCGTGCGAGTTCTGCTCACAGCAGCTTCCACCGGATCGTTTAAGCCAGCTTGCAAAGCATTTCGGAGTCGAGGACCAGCGACTAAAAGCCGATGTAATGGCGATACGTGCTCTTACCGGACATATTCTGCGCGCCATCGATGACATGAACCCCCCGCCAAAACCGGCGTTTTATTCGGAACTTCGCGATCAAGTAGATAGTGCCGCTGCAATGTTTGAGGCTGCTGCAAACGAAGCTCGCGCACAGCTTATTCAATTGACGAACATTTTGGTTGAGAAGCTAGATCGTCGCGCTGTCTCTTACGAGGTCGATATTTGTATAGATTGCTCGAAATTATTCACCGCGATCGATGCGTTATGCTCCCTTGTTGACCAAAACAACGCCAAGACCAACGCCTTCGCCGAAACCTTGGCTGCGGCACGTGAGCGCATCGAAGCACATTATATCTCAAGCATAAAAGTGCCAGTGAAGGATCTGCAAGACAAGATCGATATCGTGACAAATGAGATCACGAAGCTAGTCGATGGTTCAATAGGCTTTGCCGATCCCCGAAGTCTGAGCGACCTCAAAGACTCATTCGAAGAAAAGCGCGCTAAGGTTTCTAGTTCTCACGCAGCAAGCGCCGAGCTGACCAGCAATGTCCGCACATTCTTGGGCCGCAGTGACCTTAAGTTCGAGTCCGATGTTGAAGGTTACCGGGTCGAGCGCAGCGGCAAGCCCGCTAAACGATTGAGCGAGGGAGAAAAAACTGCAATCGCGTTCGTGTATTTTCTTGTGCAACTCGGCGATCAGGATTTCAACTTGAGCGAAGGCGTCGTGGTAATAGACGATCCAATTTCCAGTCTGGACGCATCGGCCATCTATCAGGCATTTTCGTTCCTGAAAAACGGCGTAAAGAATGCCAAACAAGTATTCATTCTCACTCATAACTTTGAGTTTCTTCGGCTACTGCTGAATTGGCACAATCAAAACAAAAAGGCTGCTCGGCACTATATGATCCGTTGCAACGATAACACCGACGCCCGCAACGCGATTATCATCCCGCTCGACCCTCTGCTTCGCGACTATTCTACTGAGTATCACTACTTATTTAAGCAGTTATACAGCTACACGTGCGATGGCACTATCGCTAATGCATACCATCTGCCCAATATCGCTCGCAAAGTGCTAGAGACGTTTCTCGAATTCTACACACCCTCCTCAAAAAGCTCGTATCGGAAGCTTGAGGGGGTGCATTTTGATGAACACAAAAAAACAGCAATTTACAAGTTTGTGAACGACCAGTCCCACCCAACCGGGAAAAGCTTCGACCCTTCTCTTGTAGCGGAAACCAAAAAGAATATTAGCTTTTTGTTAGAGATG comes from Sphingorhabdus sp. YGSMI21 and encodes:
- a CDS encoding branched-chain amino acid aminotransferase yields the protein MADTSSLEFHLEPSASPLHASERAKLLENPGFGTLFTDHMAMIRYTEAEGWHDARITKREPILMDPASSVLHYAQEIFEGMKAYRLADGATALFRPEENARRFQASARRMAMPELPEKLFLDSVEALVDIDREWFPSVEGGSMYLRPFMFASEVFLGVRPAKEYLYLVIASPAGGYFKSGASAISIWVSEQYSRAAPGGTGAAKCGGNYAASLVAQAEAIEKQCDQVVFLDAAEHKWVEELGGMNLFFVMDDGRLVTPPLGGTILPGITRDSIITLAREEGLTVVEEPYAMDQWEADAASGKLVETFACGTAAVVTAVGTVKSTEGEFTIGSGGPGQLTEKLRRRLVDIQRGVAPDPHGWVKRLFEA
- a CDS encoding helix-turn-helix transcriptional regulator, with the translated sequence MKQVTPNGHLIKELRSNLEKNSTQKELSYAICISERKLRQIENENAPISVKTLDRLAKELGVRREQISMSQPVTNILPASEHNIFEAVLNDFRKEKLVPRFDYDLATVTMDEGLLIKSANQSNDFVCEIMVPLTDMTAQYAEDLIAALTSLTWSERSILDTITSTEEIILRRRVKQLMVLLRGNDIWIYHTTLFRRLPERHTLPPENEPSELSSRFIVALAAPGEYGETSIEVQVDHGQPFIIPALDGKVS
- a CDS encoding AAA family ATPase, coding for MLKSIKKITKLGIFDSFIAANDLPDFARYNCIYGDNASGKTTLTRLLGALNQAHHPDYPELTYEIKVETGKLNQGTAYNRKIRVFNADFIEANIGQFKGPLRPILIVGEENKVLAEEALAEQAIFDARQLKIKEFKETIQRDEVSKGKLFSEVAKTISEATSGTALRNYRKQNSEKAFDKITEPITLSKRELELHRTSVRQEQQDLIKPFRQPVVALLSDNSARPLSEWVEIAVEQTRSLTMRSAQGSALARLSEQPAIAKWVEEGLSIHREHASTSCEFCSQQLPPDRLSQLAKHFGVEDQRLKADVMAIRALTGHILRAIDDMNPPPKPAFYSELRDQVDSAAAMFEAAANEARAQLIQLTNILVEKLDRRAVSYEVDICIDCSKLFTAIDALCSLVDQNNAKTNAFAETLAAARERIEAHYISSIKVPVKDLQDKIDIVTNEITKLVDGSIGFADPRSLSDLKDSFEEKRAKVSSSHAASAELTSNVRTFLGRSDLKFESDVEGYRVERSGKPAKRLSEGEKTAIAFVYFLVQLGDQDFNLSEGVVVIDDPISSLDASAIYQAFSFLKNGVKNAKQVFILTHNFEFLRLLLNWHNQNKKAARHYMIRCNDNTDARNAIIIPLDPLLRDYSTEYHYLFKQLYSYTCDGTIANAYHLPNIARKVLETFLEFYTPSSKSSYRKLEGVHFDEHKKTAIYKFVNDQSHPTGKSFDPSLVAETKKNISFLLEMIDTLAPVHYQGLKALCTT